In one window of Frigoriglobus tundricola DNA:
- a CDS encoding macro domain-containing protein: MIHEVAGDITLTKAQAIAHGVAPGDHFDRGLALALREKWPAMAKDFRHYAHQCHPKPGEIWEWAGVGGVRVFNLLTQSEHGHAGHAGPATDATVNHCLRRLRHELEKGEIKSVALPKLATGVGGMTWEKVKPLIQQHLGDLPIPVYVYTTYHAGVHADEAGA, encoded by the coding sequence ATGATCCACGAAGTTGCCGGCGACATCACGCTCACGAAGGCCCAGGCGATCGCCCACGGCGTCGCACCCGGCGACCACTTCGACCGCGGTCTCGCGCTCGCGCTGCGCGAGAAGTGGCCCGCGATGGCGAAGGACTTTCGCCACTACGCCCACCAGTGCCACCCGAAACCGGGCGAGATCTGGGAGTGGGCCGGGGTCGGCGGCGTGCGCGTCTTCAACCTGCTCACGCAGAGCGAACACGGGCACGCCGGGCACGCCGGACCCGCGACCGACGCCACCGTGAACCACTGCCTCCGCCGGCTCCGGCACGAGTTGGAGAAGGGCGAGATCAAGAGCGTCGCGCTGCCGAAGCTCGCGACGGGAGTGGGCGGGATGACCTGGGAGAAGGTGAAGCCGCTGATCCAGCAGCACCTCGGCGACCTGCCGATCCCGGTCTACGTGTACACGACCTACCACGCCGGGGTCCACGCCGACGAAGCCGGCGCGTGA
- a CDS encoding proline racemase family protein codes for MQQIHVIDSHTGGEPTRVVVTGGPFLGTGPMAERAEALRQRFDTFRSCVVNEPRGSDVLVGALLCEPHDPASAAGVIFFNNVGVLGMCGHGTIGLAVTLAHLGRIRPGEHRLETTVGPVSVALHDGHRVTVRNVPSYRRHAHVTVNVPGLGPVTGDIAWGGNWFFLVKEHPEEIRVGNVDRLTDVAWRIRQAVNAAFPEPVDHVELFGPPADAANHSRNFVLCPGKAYDRSPCGTGTSAKLACLFADGKLAPGEVWRQESVTGSVFEGTVEPTGEPGVVVPSITGTAYITAEATLLVDPTDPLRDGIRG; via the coding sequence ATGCAGCAGATTCACGTCATCGATTCGCACACCGGCGGGGAACCGACGCGGGTGGTCGTCACGGGCGGCCCGTTCCTCGGCACCGGGCCGATGGCCGAGCGGGCGGAGGCGCTCCGGCAGCGGTTCGACACGTTCCGGTCGTGCGTGGTGAACGAGCCCCGCGGCTCGGACGTGCTGGTCGGCGCGCTCCTGTGCGAGCCGCACGACCCGGCGAGCGCCGCCGGCGTCATCTTCTTCAACAACGTCGGCGTCCTCGGCATGTGCGGGCACGGCACCATCGGCCTGGCCGTCACGCTCGCGCACCTGGGCCGCATCCGGCCGGGCGAGCACCGCCTCGAGACGACCGTCGGCCCGGTCTCGGTCGCGCTCCACGACGGGCACCGCGTCACCGTCCGCAACGTCCCGAGCTACCGCCGGCACGCGCACGTGACGGTGAACGTGCCGGGCCTCGGCCCCGTGACCGGCGACATCGCCTGGGGCGGCAACTGGTTCTTCCTCGTGAAGGAGCACCCCGAGGAGATCCGCGTGGGGAACGTGGACCGCCTCACCGACGTGGCGTGGCGCATCCGCCAGGCGGTGAACGCGGCGTTCCCCGAGCCGGTCGATCACGTCGAGCTGTTCGGCCCGCCGGCCGACGCGGCGAACCACTCGCGGAACTTCGTGCTGTGTCCCGGTAAGGCGTACGACCGCTCGCCCTGCGGCACCGGGACCAGCGCGAAGCTCGCGTGCCTGTTCGCCGATGGCAAGCTCGCGCCCGGCGAAGTGTGGCGGCAGGAGAGCGTGACCGGCAGCGTGTTCGAGGGCACCGTCGAACCGACCGGCGAACCGGGCGTCGTGGTCCCGAGCATCACCGGCACGGCGTACATCACGGCCGAAGCGACGCTCCTCGTGGACCCGACCGACCCGCTCCGCGACGGGATCAGAGGATAA
- a CDS encoding dihydrodipicolinate synthase family protein gives MRVNWSGVFPAVCTQFHDDYSLNVAGTLAHTDALLAAGVHGLVMMGSVGENTALEPAEKKELLKATVAHVRKRVPVLTGVAEYTTAGACRWAADAAALGADGLMVLPPMVYKGDDRETVAHFRAVAKASALPIMVYNNPPAYKTDITPEMFVELADEPKFACIKESSDNPRRVTDIINLTKDRYVIFAGVDDLVVECMILGAVGWVSGLVNAFPAENRLLWDLAQAGKWKEALDVYRWYTPLLHLDTHPKLVQYIKLAAAECGYGTELCRPPRLPLVGAEREHVLKLIRSAIATRPKK, from the coding sequence ATGCGAGTGAACTGGAGCGGCGTTTTTCCGGCGGTGTGCACTCAGTTCCACGACGACTATTCGTTGAACGTCGCCGGCACGCTGGCGCACACCGACGCGCTGCTCGCGGCCGGCGTCCACGGGCTGGTGATGATGGGCAGCGTGGGCGAGAACACCGCCCTTGAACCGGCCGAGAAGAAGGAGCTGCTGAAGGCCACCGTCGCCCACGTCCGCAAGCGGGTGCCGGTGCTGACGGGCGTCGCGGAGTACACCACGGCCGGCGCGTGCCGGTGGGCCGCGGACGCCGCGGCGCTCGGCGCCGACGGCCTCATGGTGCTGCCGCCGATGGTGTACAAGGGCGACGACCGCGAAACGGTCGCGCACTTCCGCGCCGTAGCGAAGGCCAGCGCCCTGCCGATCATGGTCTACAACAACCCGCCGGCGTACAAGACCGACATCACGCCGGAAATGTTCGTCGAGCTGGCCGACGAGCCGAAGTTCGCGTGCATCAAGGAGTCGAGCGACAACCCCCGCCGCGTCACGGACATCATCAACCTCACGAAGGACCGCTACGTGATCTTCGCGGGCGTGGACGACCTCGTGGTGGAGTGCATGATCCTCGGCGCGGTCGGCTGGGTGAGCGGGCTGGTGAACGCGTTCCCCGCCGAGAACCGGCTGCTGTGGGACCTGGCTCAGGCCGGGAAGTGGAAGGAGGCCCTCGACGTGTACCGCTGGTACACGCCGCTCCTGCACCTCGACACGCACCCCAAACTGGTGCAGTACATCAAGCTGGCGGCGGCCGAGTGCGGGTACGGCACCGAGCTGTGCCGCCCGCCGCGGCTGCCGCTCGTCGGCGCCGAGCGCGAGCACGTTCTCAAGCTCATCCGCTCCGCCATCGCCACGCGCCCCAAGAAATAG
- the cysK gene encoding cysteine synthase A, with product MPRGKTFDSVNATTGDTPMVRINRLVPADHATVFAKCEFFQPLNSVKDRIGVAMIEAGERAGRVTAETHIVEPTSGNTGIALAFVCAAKGYKLTLTMPESMSVERRALLRALGANLVLTPAAEGMRGAIARAGELVARTPGAWMPQQFENPANPAVHEATTGPEIWDDSGHAIDAIVAGVGTGGTITGVTRFIRRHNPNFRAIAVEPVHSPVIGGGAPGPHKIQGIGAGFVPKNLDTSLLDEVITVTNDEAFEWARRLAKEEGLMVGISSGANMCAAAKVAARPEFRGKRIVTVMCSLGERYLSTPLFEGLGG from the coding sequence ATGCCGCGCGGGAAAACGTTCGACAGCGTGAACGCGACCACCGGCGACACGCCGATGGTGCGCATCAACCGGCTGGTGCCGGCCGACCACGCGACCGTGTTCGCGAAGTGCGAGTTCTTCCAGCCGCTCAACAGCGTCAAGGACCGCATCGGGGTGGCGATGATCGAGGCGGGCGAGCGCGCCGGCCGGGTGACCGCCGAGACCCACATCGTCGAGCCGACGAGCGGCAACACCGGCATCGCGCTGGCGTTCGTGTGCGCGGCCAAGGGGTACAAGCTGACGCTCACGATGCCGGAGTCGATGTCGGTGGAGCGCCGGGCGCTGCTCCGGGCGCTGGGCGCGAATCTGGTCCTCACACCGGCGGCCGAGGGGATGCGCGGGGCGATCGCGAGGGCGGGCGAACTGGTCGCCCGGACGCCGGGCGCGTGGATGCCGCAGCAGTTCGAGAACCCGGCCAACCCGGCCGTTCACGAAGCGACCACCGGGCCCGAGATCTGGGACGACAGCGGGCACGCCATCGACGCGATCGTCGCCGGTGTCGGCACCGGCGGCACCATCACCGGCGTGACGCGGTTCATCCGCCGGCACAACCCGAACTTCCGGGCGATCGCGGTCGAGCCGGTTCACTCCCCGGTCATCGGCGGCGGCGCCCCCGGCCCGCACAAGATCCAGGGCATCGGTGCCGGGTTCGTCCCGAAGAACCTGGACACGTCGCTGCTCGACGAGGTCATAACGGTGACGAACGACGAGGCGTTCGAGTGGGCGCGCCGGCTGGCCAAAGAGGAGGGGCTAATGGTCGGCATCAGCAGCGGGGCCAACATGTGCGCCGCCGCGAAGGTCGCCGCCCGTCCGGAGTTCCGCGGGAAGCGGATCGTCACGGTCATGTGCAGCCTGGGCGAGCGGTATCTGTCCACGCCGTTGTTCGAAGGGCTGGGCGGGTGA
- a CDS encoding RrF2 family transcriptional regulator yields MRLSRKTDYALRVLMTLVDRWGRGPISMNELAKMNDVPKKFLEHIMLDLKSQGWVESSPGRAGGYVLARPPERITLGQVVRHFDGVLAPVGCVSISHNEPCSQAATCRFRRVLLDIRNVTAAHMDNATLAQVARTDPVADREVFRLELVGGDGI; encoded by the coding sequence ATGAGGCTCTCGCGCAAGACGGATTACGCCCTTCGCGTCCTGATGACCCTCGTGGACCGCTGGGGGCGAGGTCCGATCTCGATGAACGAGTTGGCGAAGATGAACGACGTGCCCAAGAAGTTCCTCGAACACATCATGCTCGACCTGAAGTCGCAAGGGTGGGTCGAGAGCTCGCCCGGACGGGCCGGCGGGTACGTGCTCGCCCGGCCGCCGGAGCGGATCACACTCGGCCAGGTCGTCCGCCACTTCGACGGCGTCCTCGCGCCGGTCGGGTGCGTGTCCATCTCGCACAACGAACCGTGCAGCCAGGCCGCGACGTGCCGGTTCCGCCGCGTGCTCCTCGACATCCGCAACGTGACCGCCGCGCACATGGACAACGCCACGCTCGCCCAAGTGGCCCGGACGGACCCGGTCGCGGACCGCGAGGTGTTCCGTTTGGAACTGGTCGGCGGGGACGGGATCTGA
- a CDS encoding N-acyl-D-amino-acid deacylase family protein, with the protein MKFLSLLAPGALVFGLMVLPVPAADPVPEYDLVVRNGRIVDGTGNPWFRGDVAISGDRIVAIGRVPDGKVKRTIDAKGVIVAPGVIDIHSHSDDLLLEDGHAQSKIRQGVTTEVLGEGPSAGPRKGQLGARKVTARGKEYTWTTLGGYFDAIDAAGASVNVASYVGLDNVWECVMGKSFARPTAKQFDEMKGLIDEAMREGALGLSTYMMMPPGALATTDDLVELCTVVKRHGGLYASHVRSEGLDVFAAIKEAIAVGERAGVPVDIIHLKIADEKLWGQMKDVVALIDAARARGVDVQANVYPYTRGNNNLSSIIPPWAHEGGTGKMLARLKDPKDRARLKGDITKGIDGWYNHYTAVGGDWSRMLVSGRGGYEGLTMDRVIAAKSKGRTPPPDPLDVLFDVLVEEGGSVPTVFAHHDEKDMNLAMQQPWCSIGSDGSAYATEGPLKRGNPHPRNFGTFPRVLGVYVRERGVLKLEDAVRKITSLNAAKVGLRDRGTVRAGAFADVLVFDPATVIDKSTYTAPFAYNDGIEYVIVNGQVVLDRGKHTDAVPGRALRKGK; encoded by the coding sequence GTGAAATTCCTCTCCCTCCTCGCGCCCGGCGCGCTCGTCTTCGGGCTAATGGTTCTCCCGGTTCCAGCCGCCGACCCGGTCCCGGAATACGACCTCGTCGTCCGCAACGGCCGAATCGTGGACGGAACCGGCAACCCGTGGTTCCGCGGCGACGTCGCGATCTCGGGCGATCGGATCGTTGCTATCGGCCGCGTTCCGGACGGAAAGGTGAAGCGCACGATCGACGCGAAGGGGGTGATCGTCGCGCCGGGCGTGATCGACATCCACTCGCACTCCGACGACCTGCTCCTCGAAGACGGCCACGCCCAGAGCAAGATCCGCCAGGGCGTGACGACCGAGGTCCTCGGCGAAGGTCCGTCCGCCGGGCCGCGGAAGGGGCAGCTCGGCGCGCGGAAGGTGACCGCACGTGGCAAGGAATACACCTGGACCACGCTCGGCGGCTACTTCGACGCCATCGACGCGGCCGGCGCGAGCGTGAACGTCGCCAGTTACGTCGGTCTCGACAACGTCTGGGAGTGCGTGATGGGCAAGTCGTTCGCCCGCCCCACCGCCAAACAGTTCGACGAGATGAAGGGCCTGATCGACGAGGCCATGAGGGAGGGCGCGCTCGGCCTTTCGACGTACATGATGATGCCGCCGGGGGCGCTCGCCACAACGGACGATCTGGTCGAACTGTGTACGGTGGTGAAGAGGCACGGCGGCCTGTACGCGTCGCACGTCCGGAGCGAGGGGCTGGACGTGTTCGCCGCGATCAAAGAGGCGATCGCGGTCGGGGAGCGGGCCGGCGTGCCGGTGGACATCATCCACCTGAAGATCGCCGACGAGAAGCTGTGGGGCCAGATGAAGGACGTGGTCGCCCTCATCGACGCGGCCCGCGCCCGCGGCGTGGACGTGCAGGCCAACGTGTACCCGTACACGCGCGGCAACAACAACCTGTCGAGCATCATCCCGCCCTGGGCGCACGAGGGCGGCACCGGCAAGATGCTCGCGCGCCTCAAGGACCCCAAGGACCGCGCGCGGCTGAAGGGCGACATCACGAAGGGGATCGACGGCTGGTACAACCATTACACCGCGGTCGGCGGCGACTGGTCGCGGATGCTGGTGAGCGGCCGGGGCGGCTACGAGGGGCTGACGATGGACCGCGTCATCGCCGCGAAGTCGAAGGGCCGGACGCCGCCGCCCGACCCGCTCGACGTGCTGTTCGACGTGCTCGTCGAGGAGGGCGGCTCGGTGCCGACGGTGTTCGCGCACCACGACGAGAAGGACATGAACCTGGCGATGCAGCAGCCGTGGTGCTCGATCGGGTCGGACGGGTCCGCGTATGCCACCGAGGGGCCGCTGAAGCGCGGCAACCCGCACCCGCGCAACTTCGGCACGTTCCCGCGCGTGCTGGGCGTGTACGTCCGCGAGCGCGGGGTGCTGAAACTCGAAGACGCGGTTCGCAAGATCACGTCCCTGAACGCCGCAAAGGTCGGCCTCCGGGACCGCGGCACGGTGCGCGCCGGCGCGTTCGCCGACGTGCTGGTCTTCGACCCGGCGACGGTGATCGACAAATCGACGTACACGGCGCCGTTCGCGTACAACGACGGAATCGAATACGTCATCGTGAACGGGCAGGTGGTACTGGACCGGGGCAAGCACACCGACGCGGTGCCCGGCCGCGCGCTGCGCAAGGGCAAGTGA